CGCGGTGCGCGAGGCCGGGATGTACGGCACGTACGCGTCCGTGCGGGACGGCCGGGAGCGCTGGAGCGGCGCGGCCGGGCTGGCCGACGTGGACACCGGCCGCGAGGTCACCCCGAACATGCGGCACCGCGTCGGCAGCATCAGCAAGACGTTCACGGCCGTGGCGATCATGCAGCAGGTGGAGCGTGGCCGGATCCGCCTCGACGCCCCGGTCACGGACTACGTCCCCGAGCTGTTCGAGGGCACCGGCACCGACGGGGACGCCCGGGAGCGCGGGGACGCCGTCACCGTACGGATGCTCCTCAACCACACCAGCCACATAGGCGACTACGTCCTCGGCGCCTTCCCCTCCCTCGCCCAGAACTCCACCACCAGCCTCGACGAGCACCGCTTCCGCTCGATCGGCCCCCGCGAGCTGGTACGGCTGGGTCTCGCGGCCCCCACCACCGGGCGCCCCGGCGCCCAGCCGGGCAGGTACTCCAACACCAACTACGTCGTGGCCGGCCTGATCCTGGAGAAGGTCACCGGCCAGAAGGCGTCGACGTACATCACCCGCAACGTCATCGACCGCGCCGGGCTGCGCCACACCTCGTACCCGCGCACCGCGTACATCAAGGGCCCGCACTCGCGGATGTACGAGTCGTTCTACGGGCTCATCGACCCGCCCCGCGACTACAGCGTCTACGACATGTCCTGGGCGTACACGGCCGGCGCGATCGTCTCCACGACGGACGACCTCAACCGCTTCTACCGGCAGCTGCTCACCGGTGACCTGGTCCGCCGCTCGTCGCTCGACGAGATGCGGCGCACGGTCCCGGTGGAGATCGCCCCGGGCGCCGCGATCGACTACGGCCTCGGCATCTACACCCTCGACGTGCCCGGCTGCGGGCGGTTCTGGGGCCACGACGGCGGGGTCTTCGGCGCGGGCACCATCAGCCTCACCAGCGCGGACGGCGACCGACAGGTCTCCATGGGCTGGAACCTGATGAAGTACCAGCGCCTCAACGCGGACGGCACGGCGCTGGAGCCGAGCCCGATCGACGACGCGATCGAGCGACACGTCTTCGGGGCGTTGTGCCCGACGCCGGAGGAGCCGGGTTCGGGTTCGGGGGCCGGGACGAAGTCGCGGCTGGCGGCGGGGGACGCGTGGCGGTTCCTGCCGGACGGTCTGCTGGGTAGGACGCTTCCGTAGCCGTCCTCGCACCGCAGGGAGCACAGCGTCTTGCCCACCTTCGTCATCTTCGACCTGGAGTTCACGACCTGGCCCGGGGCCATGGAGCAGGACTGGTCGGCCCCCGGCCAACTGCGCGAGATCGTGCAGATCGGCGCGGTGCGGGTGAATGAGGAGTACGCCGTCGTCGAGGAGTACGAGACGCTGGTCCGCCCGGTGGTGAACCCCCGGCTCTCGCCGTTCTTCACCACCCTCACCGGCATCGACCAGGGTGACGTGGACCGGGACGGCCTGGCGCCGGCCCGGGCCCTCGACGACTTCCTCGCCTTCTGCCGGGGCGGGTCGGTCCTGTCCTACGGCAACGACATGCTCGTCCTCGGCGAGAACATCGGCTGGGCCCGGGCCCGGGGCGAGACGATCGAGCACCGCGTGCTCGCCCCGGGCTTCCTCAACGTCCGGCCGTGGGTGAACGCCGTCGCCCCGGTGACGACCGGCGTCAACTCGGGCCGCCTCTGGCAGGCCCTGGGCCTCCCCCGGCCCGGCACCCCGGGCGCCGAACACTCGGCCCTCTTCGACTGCCACTCCATCGCGTCGGCCCTGCGCCACCTGGCGGGGACGGGGGTCGTCCTGCCGGACGGCCTCCTCCGCGTCAGTGGGGCCCGCGCGGGGAGTTGAGGAGCTCGGCGCCGAGCGGGGAGAGCACGTGCCGCACGGTGTTGCCCTGTCTGCGGGTGGACACCAGCCCGGCCTGGCGCAGCACGGTGGCGTGCTGGCTCGCCGACGCCGCGGAGATGTCCGCGCGACGGGCCAGTTCACCGGTGGTGCTGCCGTGCACGAGCAGATGCATGACCGTCGCCCGGGTGCGGCCCAGCAGCGCCGCCAACGGGCGGGGGACCGGCTCGTCCCCCGCGGTGCCTCCCTCCGCCCAGCCCCGGCCGCGTACGACGGGATAGACCAGCACCGGAGCCGTGTCGGGGTTCTTGAGCGTGATGGGGGCGCCGAAGCAGAAGAACGACGGCAGGAGCACCAGGCCTCGGCCGTTGAGGAAGAGGTCCTGGTCCACGGGGTAGGGGAGTTCGAGCACGGGCGGCCGCCAGCGCGCCTGCGGGTGCAGATGGGTGAGCAGCCGTGCGACGCCTCCCGTGGCCAGGGCGTGCAGACGAGTGGCCCGGTCGGCCTCCAACTGGGCGCGGACGGCCCGCCAGTAGGGGGCCAGAGCTGTGCGGTGGTACCTCCGGACGGCTTCTCCGAGGGTCCCGAGGACCTCCGGGTCACCGGCGGCCAGTGCACCCAGCCGGGGGTCCGGCGCGCGCCGGGGGGCGAGGTCGCCGAGGTCGGCGCGGAGCCGGGTCCGGGGGGTGGCGAGCAGGTGGTCGAGGGCTTCGTCCAGGCAGGAGGTGCCCGCGGTCGGCGTGAGGAAGTCCGCCGAGTAGCCCACGGGCGGCGCCAGCTCGCACAGCATGCGGGTCAGGTGCGCCGTACCGCCGAGCAGCCGGCCGCGGGTCCGCTCGCGCCACAGGCCGAACTCCTTGGTGCCGGGCCGCTTCTGCAGGGCGTGCAGGCTCAGCAGCACCTCCCAGAGCACGTCCGGCTCGGCGGCCAGACGGGTGTTGCCCATGTCCTCGGTCGTGAAGTGGATGCTCAGCACGGTGTCCCCCTGTGGTCTGGATGACGCCCGCACCGGCTGTGTCGGGCCGGTGTTCGTGGCGTCGGTATGAGTGCTTATGAGCGCTGGTACTCGCTTTGCGTGTCGGGCGTGCCGGTGTCTGGCCGTGACGTGCCCCTTTCGGAGAGCACTGAAAGTCCTGGCACGTTCGTTCACCGATCAATCACGCTGACGGCGTGCGCCCGGTCGCACCAGAACCGAACCCGACCTCCGCTCGCACCCTCCTTCACGCCCCACGCGAGAGGACGTCATGCGCAAGGCCGCGATCAGCCTGCTCCTCGTGTCCGCCGTCATCAGCGGCTGCGCCGCCGCCCAGGGCTCCCCGGCGAGCACGGAACGTCAGGAGGCCGCCACCGCACGGCAGTTGACCGACGCCGAGAACCTGCGGATCGCGGACGCGCAGCAACGCCTGATCGGTGCTTGCATGCGACGGCAGGGCTTCGAGTTCTGGGAGGCCGAGCGGCTCAGCCTGGCCGAGAGCCGCACCCTCGGCTATGTGCTGGACGACGTCGACTGGGCCCGCACGTACGGCTACGGCAGCCGCCTCCAGGTCGAGGAGGCCGCCGCCCGCGTCGCCAACCCCAACCTCGCCTACCGCAAGCGTCTCCCCGAACAGCGCCGCACCGCCTACGACCTGGCGCTCGACGGCGGGACCGACGCGCCGATGATCAGCGTCGAGATCCCCGGCGGCGGCGGCACGGTGCGCAAGCGCCTGGGCGGCTGCGTGGCCGAGTCCGAGAAGAAGCTGTACGGGGACCCCCGGGAATGGTTCCGCGCGGAGAAGGTCACCAGCCACCTGCGGTCGCTCTACGTACCCAAGGTGCTGGCCGACCGCCGATTCTCGGCGGCGCTGGACGTCTGGTCGCGCTGCATGAAGCGGGCGGGCCACGACTACGCGGACCCGGGCGCCTCCCGTCGGGCGGCCATCGCGCGGTCCGACCGGGTGACCGAGCCCGGGGTCTTCGAGGCGGAGAAGAAGCTCGCCGTGGCCGACGCGACCTGCGCCCGGGACGCGGACCTCCGCTCCATCGGCGAGGAGCGCGAGAGCCACTACCTCGACCAGCTGCGCGACCGCTACGGCGAAGCGCTCGACACGTACACCCGGCTCCAGCACCGGGCGCTGGACCTCGCCCGGAAGATCGTCGGCCCACGGGTCTGACCACACCAAGGAGTACACATGCGCAGATCAGCCATAGCCGCCGTCGTCCTCGCCCTGGCCTCCCTCGGACTCGGGGCACCGACCGCGTCCGCCGCGACGGCGGACGAGAGCGTCTGCGGGGAGGAGTGGCCGAACAGCCGGGACGGCAACCTGAGGGTCTGGCAGGACTGGGGCTGCCAGGGCATCCTCCTCGGCACGACGCCGGGGAACGACCGCTTCTGGGGCGACAGCGGGAACGAGGGGGTGTTCAACTCCCCGGACCACCTCGCACCGTCCTCCGTGATGAACAGCGGGTTCGTCGGGGGCAAGGACGTCGTCGCCTTCTACGCCGAGAAGGACTACCAGTACCAGTTCGGCTACGTCTGCCTCGCTCCGGGAGAGCTGTGGGCCGACAACCTCACGGACAACTACTACCAGTCCGGCGCGGTCGTGAACGACAACATCAGGTCCCACCAGTGGGTCACCGCCTCCGCCTGCGGGGCGGGCACCTGGCTGACGTGATGTCGTAGGGAGGTCCGTCGGCATACCGACGGACCTCCCTCTCCGTCCGACCCGATCCGCACAGGAGCTGTCATGTCCGACGAAGCCACCCCCGTCGAAGCCACCCCCGTCCGCGAACTCCGGCTGGTCGTCACCGCCGCCGACTACGACGCCGCGCTGCACTTCTACCGCGATGTGCTGGGGCTGCCCGAGCGGGCGGCGTTCTCGTCCGACGGCGGGCGGGTGTCGATCCTCGAAGCGGGCCGGGCGACGCTGGAGATCACCGATCCGAAGCACGCGGAGTTCATCGACGAGGTGGAGGTCGGCCGCCGTGTGGCCGGCCACATCCGGGTCGCCTTCGAGGTGGACGACTCGACCGCGACCACGGCGAGGCTGGCGGCGGCCGGCGCCGAGGTGATCGCCGAGCCGACCCGCACCCCCTGGAACTCGCTGAACTCCCGCCTCGAAGCGCCCGGCGCCCTGCAGCTGACCCTCTTCACCGAACTCGACGTGTGAGGGGGCCCGCGGACGGACCGGCGGACGGATCGGTGGACGGATCGGCGGACGGACCGGCGGACGGATCGTGTCGGGCGTGAGGGCCGTCACCGGACGGTGGCTTTGCATGATCATGCATTGCCATGCATAATAATTTCTATGTCCAAGGTCCTCACCTCTCTTCCGGCCGGCGAGCGCGTCGGCATCGCCTTCTCGGGCGGGCTCGACACCTCGGTCGCCGTCGCGTGGATGCGTGACAAGGGTGCCGTCCCCTGCACCTACACGGCTGACATCGGCCAGTACGACGAGCCCGACATCGCCTCGGTGCCCGGCCGCGCGAAGACCTACGGTGCCGAGATCGCGCGCCTGGTCGACTGCCGCGCCGCGCTGGTCGAGGAGGGCCTGGCCGCGCTGACCTGCGGCGCGTTCCACATCCGCTCCGGCGGGCGGGCGTACTTCAACACCACCCCCCTCGGCCGTGCCGTCACCGGCACGCTGCTGGTCCGGGCGATGCTGGAGGACGACGTCCAGATCTGGGGCGACGGCTCGACCTTCAAGGGCAACGACATCGAGCGGTTCTACCGCTACGGCCTGCTCGCCAACCCGCACCTGCGCATCTACAAGCCCTGGCTGGACGCCGACTTCGTCACCGAGCTCGGTGGCCGCAAGGAGATGTCCGAGTGGCTGGTCGCGCACCAGCTGCCGTACCGGGACTCCACGGAGAAGGCGTACTCCACCGACGCCAACATCTGGGGCGCCACCCACGAGGCGAAGACCCTGGAGCACCTGGACACCGGCGTCGAGACCGTCGAGCCCATCATGGGCGTCCGGTTCTGGGACCCGTCCGTCGAGATCGCCACCGAGGACGTGACGATCGGCTTCGACCAGGGCCGCCCGGTCACCATCAACGGCAAGGAGTTCGCCTCCGCCGTCGACCTGGTGATGGAGGCCAACGCCATCGGCGGCCGCCACGGCCTCGGCATGTCCGACCAGATCGAGAACCGCATCATCGAGGCCAAGAGCCGCGGCATCTACGAGGCGCCCGGCATGGCCCTCCTGCACGCCGCCTACGAGCGCCTCGTCAACGCCATCCACAACGAGGACACCCTCGCCCAGTACCACTCCGAGGGCCGTCGCCTCGGCCGCCTGATGTACGAGGGCCGCTGGCTGGACCCGCAGGCCCTGATGATCCGGGAGTCCCTGCAGCGCTGGGTCGGCGCGGCGGTCACCGGCGAGGTCACCCTCCGCCTGCGGCGCGGCGAGGACTACTCGATCCTCGACACCACGGGCCCGGCGTTCTCGTACCACCCGGACAAGCTGTCCATGGAGCGCACCGAGGACTCGGCGTTCGGCCCGGTCGACCGGATCGGCCAGCTCACCATGCGCAACCTCGACATCGCCGACTCCCGCGCCAAGCTGGAGCAGTACGCGGGCCTCGGCCTGATCGGCACCGGCAGCCCCACGGTCGGCGCCTCGCAGGCCGCCGCGACCGGGCTGATCGGCACCATGCCGGAGCTGCCGCAGGGCGGCGCCGAGGCCATCGCCTCGCGCGGCGAGGTCTCCGAGGAGGACGCCCTCCTGGACCGCGCCGCGATGGAGTCCGGCACGGACTGATCGCCGACGGGCATCTTGGAATCGCCGACGGACGCCCGGAATTACCGACGGACACCTGGAACGGCAGGCTCGACGCCCACCGCGTCGAGCCGGCCGTTCCAGGTTCTGGTCAGGCCTTCCCCTCCTTCTCCAGCTTGTCGAGGATGCGGCCCGCCGTCAGGCGGATGTTGAAGGAGGTGACGGAGGAGTGAGGACCGTGCGCGAGTGCCTCCAACTCGCCGAGCAGGCCTGCCCGGTCGGCCGCCTCGGGCAGCTCGCCGTACGCGTCCACATACCGGCTGATCCCGTACAGGGCCTGGTACCGCACGGATTCCGACGGATCGTGGAGGTGGCCGAGCAGGAGGCGCACATCGCCGTCCTCGTCCACGTCCAGGAGGGAGACGACCACCGCCCTGACCTCGTCGGACGGGTGGTCGATCAACCGCCGTACGGCGGGGAGGGTCTCGGGGTAGTGGCTGAGCGCGTTCCGGGTGTCGTGGAGGATCGCCTCGTCGGTCGTCAGGAGACCGAGCAGCGCCTCGACCACCGCGCGCCGCTCCGCCTGTTGCTCCGCGCCTCGCGGTTCGTGCTGCCCGAGCTGCATCAGCCCCCGCACCGCTCCGGCCCGTATCCGCTCGTCGGGATCGCGCAGCAGCGGCAGCAGTAGTTCGGTGGTCCGTGGGTCCGGGCGCTCGCCCAGCGCCCTGGCGGCGGCCGTCCGCACCTCGTGATGACCGAGACCGGGCCACAGCTCGGGACCGGGGCCGGGACCGGGCCCGGGGCCGGGACCGGAGACGACCACCGTCCTGATCAGCTCCCAGGCCGCCGAGGTGTCGATGCGGGCCAGTGCCCACACAGCGGTGGACCCCGACTCCGGGTGGTCCAGCCAGCGCACCGCGAGCGGTTCGGCCCGCTCCTCCCCCCACCACCCGAGGGTGTGGAGCATCTGCCGGGCGGCCTCCGCGTCGGTCTCGGCCGCCAGGGCGGACAGGACCGCCGTGCGGGAGCGCCGGTCGTCGGGCAGCTTGGACGCGGACATGCCCCGGACCCCGGGGCACTCGTCGCGCAGGCCGTCGAGGAGCGAGCCGCGCAGCCGGGCCAGGTCCTTCGACGGCAGCATGTCCAGGGCCCGCGCCCGGGACATGCCCCGGCCGTACCGGGCGGTGTGCAGGACCTGCTCCCGTACGCGCCGGTCCCGCAGCGACGCGTAGAGGGCGATGCGCGCGTGCCCCCACACCATGGTGCCGTTGTCCCCCAACAGCCGTATGAGGACCGCCGTTTCGGGGTTCCCCTCCCGTCGGGCCAACCCGAGCAGCCCGTTGAGCCGCAGGTGCCAGTCCGAGTCGTCGGACATCAGCCGCCGGAACGCCCCGACGACGTCCGGCCCCTCCAGCGCCAGCCGTTCGGCCGCGAGCGACGCGCGCCGCCGTACGCCGCCGTCCGGGTCCCCCATCAGACCGACGATCACCGCGCCCGCGCCGTCTCCTCCGACGTGCCCCAGCAGGCCGAGCGCGTCCGCCGCCCCGGCCCGCACCACGGCGGCGGGGTCCTGAGCGGCCCGTACGACGGCCTCCGCCACACCGGCGACCACGTCCTCGTACGCCGCAGCCCAACGCCCCACCCGCCCGAGCCCTTTGACTGCGGCAGCCCTCCGCCCAGGTTCTGTGGCTGTCAACTCCCTTAGGAAATGGGCGATTTGATGCGCCGCGCCGTCGGCTCCCCCGCCCCTGACAACTCCCACGCGTCCCCCTCGGAGTCCCCTGCACCGCCCCGCCACGGGGGAGATGTCACTGAGAACGACCGCTTCGGGGGTCCGGGAGTTGTGCGGGCGGGCGGTCCTGGCCGTACAAGCCGGGCGCGTCCTAGTCGTTGTCCCCGCCGCCGCTGCGGGACTTGCTGTTCGCCTTGAGGGCCAGCTCGCTCGCGACCTCGGTGGTCTTGGCGATGCCCCGTGCCCAGCGCGGGGCATCGCCCCGGGCGGTCCAGTAGACGCAGACGCAGCCGCCGATGGCGAGCAGGAGGACGACGGACAGGATGGCTATGAACACGGTGGTCATTCGCTCTCTGTTGACTGGCCGACGCAGGGGGGTGCCTCGGTGAGCTGGACAACGGAAGGGACGCGTGGGGGCGGGCAGGGGTTCCGCGCATACGGCCCACGTCACCGAGACTCGTCGGCACGGTCGGCACGGTCGGCACGGTCGGCACGGTCGGAACCGGTCGGCACGGTCGGCGTTGGCGCTCAGGCGTGCTGTCGCTGTCCTCGGCCCCGCAACAGGCTGACGCCCGGGCCGAGCGAGACGACGCCCATGCCGACGGCGGTGGCCACGCCCTGCGCGCCGTCGACGACCAAGGGGGCGACCGCGGCGACGACCAGGTTGAACAGGAACAGGAACCACAGGACGGGCTTCGAGCCGAGCAGGGCCTTCATGGGAGTTTCCCTTCGGGGAGAGGAGGGGGGAGGGGTGAGGTCCGTTCGACCTCGTGCTTCCACGATCCCGTTCGGCCGGCCTCGCCACGAGGGAGTGCCCTCCCGGATCGGGGGTGTAGCCCGCTACACCCCCGCGCTGTCAGTGGCACGCGGTACGTTCCGGGCCATGGGCATCTACCTGGTGAGCGTCGACGCGGAGGACTGGTTCGGTGAGGGCCAGGACGCGGAGGAGGACGAGGAGGAGGGACGGGGGCGGGTCGCCGCCGCGCTGAACGAGGAGCTGGCGCGGCGCGGGCTGCCGCCCTACGACTCGGTGCCTGGGCGCACGGACCTGGTCCGCGGCTCGGGGCTGGCTTTCGAGGAGAAGCTGGTCCCGCCGATGGACGGGTTCGTCACGCTGTGCGAGGCCCACCTCACGCGCGAGGAGACGGAGACCCTGCTCGGCTGGACCGTGCTGGTGCCCCTGTCGCTGGAGGAGGACATCCGGCTGGACGACGTCGAGTCCGGCTACACGGACGAGACCGTGGTCGCGGGCGCGCCTCAGGTGCTGGCGCTGGCGGAGCGGCTCGCGGCGGCCGTCGAGCTGCCGACGGCCGAGGTTCCGGAGATGTGCGACAACCTCGACCTGACCACGTGGTTCCTGGACGGGCCGGCGAAGCGGCTGGCGGCGACCCGCCCGGGCCCCTGGGCCGACGACCTCGACATGGCCTTCTACGTCGCCCTGTACCTGCGCGCGGCCCAGCACTCGATCCGCCGCGCCTGCCCGATCGTGTACTTCTGACCGCTACGTCTGACCGCTACGTGACCGCTACCGGAATTAATTCGCAGTGCATCGGCCTTCAGGCCGGTGGTGAAGCGAATCTGATGGTGGCGACGCGGAGCGTCGCGGAATCAGATCCGGCGGAGCCGGATACCGCTCATACCGGCCGGTTCTGCTGCTCGATGTACTGCCTGACCACGGAGAGCGGGGCGCCGCCGACAGTTCCGGCGAAGTAGGAACCGGACCAGAGCTTGTTGGCCCGCCAGTAGTGCCGTACCAGGTCGGGGAACTCCTGGCGCAGGCGGCGGGAGGAGACACCCTTGAGGGAGTTGACGAGTTTGGTGACGGCGATCTTGGGCGGGAAGTTCACCAACAGGTGGACGTGGTTGTCTTCGCCGTTGAACTCCACCAGCTCGCACTCGAAGTCCGTACACACCGACCGCATGATCTCCTCCATGCGCCTCAAGTGGGCATCGGTGAACACCTTGTGCCGGAACTTGGTCACGAAGACCAAGTGCACATGCATCACGAAAGCACAGTGCCTACCAGTTCTGATCTCATGCATCTCAGCCATAACCCAAGTATGTATCGTGATGGTCATGCAGCTCCGGTACGCCTTCAGGTTGTACCCGGACGCCGGTCAGCAGGTCGCCCTGGCCAAAGCGTTCGGGTGCGCCCGCGTCGTGTTCAACGACTGCGTGCGCGCCCGTGAGGACGCCCGCAGGGCGGGCAAGCCCTTCTTGAAGGCCGGTGAGCTGTCCACCCGTCTGATCACCGAAGCGAAACGGACCGTGGAGCGGTCCTGGCTGGGTGAGGTCTCCGCAGTCGTCCTGCAGCAGTCGCTGCGCGACGCCGAGGCCGCGTACAAGAACTTCTTCGCCTCCCGCAAGGGCACGCGCAAGGGCCCGAGGCTGGGGGCGCCCCGGTTCAAGTCCCGCAGGGATGCCCGGCAGTCGATCCGGTTTACCGCCAACGCCCGCTGGGGCATCACCGACAGCGGCCGGCTGAACCTGCCGAAGATCGGGGCGGTGAAGGTGAAGTGGTCCCGCACCCTGCCCGCCACCCCCACCTCCGTGACCGTGATCAAGGACAGCGCGGGCAGGTTCTTCGCCTCGTTCGTCATCGACACCGACCCCGCCGAAGACGCCGCCCGGATGCCCGCCACCGACCAGAGCATCGGCATCGACCTGGGACTGACGCATTTCGCGGTGCTGTCCACCGGAGAGAAGATCGACTCCCCCCGGTTCTTGCGCCGTGCGGAGAAGAAACTCAAGCGCGCCCAGCGCGAGCTGTCCCGCAAACAGAAGGGATCGAAGAACCGCCAGAAGGCACGCCTGAAGGTCGCCCGCGCCCACGCCAAGGTCACCGACGCCCGCAAGGAGTTCCACCACCAGCTCTCCACCCGGCTGATCTCCGAGAACCAAGGAATCGCCGTCGAGAGTCTGTCGGTGACGGGACTGGCGCGTACGAAGCTGGCCAAGTCCGTCCACGACGCGGGCTGGACGGCATTCGTGAACATGCTGGAATACAAAGCCCAGCGCTATGGACGCACCCTGATCAAGATCGGCCGGTTCGAGCCGACCTCCCAGACCTGCTCCACCTGCGGAGTCAAGGACGGTCCCAAGCCGCTGCACATCCGGGAGTGGACCTGTACTGCCTGCGGCACCCTCCACGACCGGGATCACAACGCCGCACTCAACGTCCACCAGGCCGCCGGACTGGCGGTAACAGCCTGCGGAGCGCCGGTAAGACCAGGAGCAATCCCGGCACAGCGCGAAGAAACAGGAAGCCACGGAATCCCCACCGGAAACCGCGCCGCGTAGCGGCACGGCAACCAGTGGAGAAGGCCAGAATCCTCGTCTTTCAAGGCGAGGAGCATGTCAAATCTATGGCGTCGAACTATGGCGTCGGCTATGGCGTCAGCGTCGCGAAGGCCTCGTCCAGGAGGGCGACGAGGTCGAGGTCGCCGTCCGAGGCGGTCCAGTGGTCGAGGGCGATGTTGAGGCAGTCGAGCGCGGCGGCGGCCCGTACGGTCTCCGCGAGGGTCGGCGGTCCCGGGGAACCGTGACGTTCGGCGAGGGCTTTCGCCAGTGTCGGCCGCCAGCCGTGCTGCTTCTCCAGCTGGCGTGCGCAGAGCGCGGGGGTGTCCCGGACGAGCCGGGTGGTGGCGAGGGAGCCGAC
This genomic stretch from Streptomyces deccanensis harbors:
- a CDS encoding RNA-guided endonuclease InsQ/TnpB family protein — encoded protein: MQLRYAFRLYPDAGQQVALAKAFGCARVVFNDCVRAREDARRAGKPFLKAGELSTRLITEAKRTVERSWLGEVSAVVLQQSLRDAEAAYKNFFASRKGTRKGPRLGAPRFKSRRDARQSIRFTANARWGITDSGRLNLPKIGAVKVKWSRTLPATPTSVTVIKDSAGRFFASFVIDTDPAEDAARMPATDQSIGIDLGLTHFAVLSTGEKIDSPRFLRRAEKKLKRAQRELSRKQKGSKNRQKARLKVARAHAKVTDARKEFHHQLSTRLISENQGIAVESLSVTGLARTKLAKSVHDAGWTAFVNMLEYKAQRYGRTLIKIGRFEPTSQTCSTCGVKDGPKPLHIREWTCTACGTLHDRDHNAALNVHQAAGLAVTACGAPVRPGAIPAQREETGSHGIPTGNRAA
- the tnpA gene encoding IS200/IS605 family transposase; translated protein: MAEMHEIRTGRHCAFVMHVHLVFVTKFRHKVFTDAHLRRMEEIMRSVCTDFECELVEFNGEDNHVHLLVNFPPKIAVTKLVNSLKGVSSRRLRQEFPDLVRHYWRANKLWSGSYFAGTVGGAPLSVVRQYIEQQNRPV
- the argG gene encoding argininosuccinate synthase, giving the protein MSKVLTSLPAGERVGIAFSGGLDTSVAVAWMRDKGAVPCTYTADIGQYDEPDIASVPGRAKTYGAEIARLVDCRAALVEEGLAALTCGAFHIRSGGRAYFNTTPLGRAVTGTLLVRAMLEDDVQIWGDGSTFKGNDIERFYRYGLLANPHLRIYKPWLDADFVTELGGRKEMSEWLVAHQLPYRDSTEKAYSTDANIWGATHEAKTLEHLDTGVETVEPIMGVRFWDPSVEIATEDVTIGFDQGRPVTINGKEFASAVDLVMEANAIGGRHGLGMSDQIENRIIEAKSRGIYEAPGMALLHAAYERLVNAIHNEDTLAQYHSEGRRLGRLMYEGRWLDPQALMIRESLQRWVGAAVTGEVTLRLRRGEDYSILDTTGPAFSYHPDKLSMERTEDSAFGPVDRIGQLTMRNLDIADSRAKLEQYAGLGLIGTGSPTVGASQAAATGLIGTMPELPQGGAEAIASRGEVSEEDALLDRAAMESGTD
- a CDS encoding 3'-5' exonuclease; the protein is MPTFVIFDLEFTTWPGAMEQDWSAPGQLREIVQIGAVRVNEEYAVVEEYETLVRPVVNPRLSPFFTTLTGIDQGDVDRDGLAPARALDDFLAFCRGGSVLSYGNDMLVLGENIGWARARGETIEHRVLAPGFLNVRPWVNAVAPVTTGVNSGRLWQALGLPRPGTPGAEHSALFDCHSIASALRHLAGTGVVLPDGLLRVSGARAGS
- a CDS encoding VOC family protein, with amino-acid sequence MSDEATPVEATPVRELRLVVTAADYDAALHFYRDVLGLPERAAFSSDGGRVSILEAGRATLEITDPKHAEFIDEVEVGRRVAGHIRVAFEVDDSTATTARLAAAGAEVIAEPTRTPWNSLNSRLEAPGALQLTLFTELDV
- a CDS encoding serine hydrolase domain-containing protein, with the protein product MRGQRLVGTVLGTTLLLGAAVPAAEAAGPAAAGERLDRGELGETLGAVREAGMYGTYASVRDGRERWSGAAGLADVDTGREVTPNMRHRVGSISKTFTAVAIMQQVERGRIRLDAPVTDYVPELFEGTGTDGDARERGDAVTVRMLLNHTSHIGDYVLGAFPSLAQNSTTSLDEHRFRSIGPRELVRLGLAAPTTGRPGAQPGRYSNTNYVVAGLILEKVTGQKASTYITRNVIDRAGLRHTSYPRTAYIKGPHSRMYESFYGLIDPPRDYSVYDMSWAYTAGAIVSTTDDLNRFYRQLLTGDLVRRSSLDEMRRTVPVEIAPGAAIDYGLGIYTLDVPGCGRFWGHDGGVFGAGTISLTSADGDRQVSMGWNLMKYQRLNADGTALEPSPIDDAIERHVFGALCPTPEEPGSGSGAGTKSRLAAGDAWRFLPDGLLGRTLP
- a CDS encoding ArsR/SmtB family transcription factor, with the translated sequence MLSIHFTTEDMGNTRLAAEPDVLWEVLLSLHALQKRPGTKEFGLWRERTRGRLLGGTAHLTRMLCELAPPVGYSADFLTPTAGTSCLDEALDHLLATPRTRLRADLGDLAPRRAPDPRLGALAAGDPEVLGTLGEAVRRYHRTALAPYWRAVRAQLEADRATRLHALATGGVARLLTHLHPQARWRPPVLELPYPVDQDLFLNGRGLVLLPSFFCFGAPITLKNPDTAPVLVYPVVRGRGWAEGGTAGDEPVPRPLAALLGRTRATVMHLLVHGSTTGELARRADISAASASQHATVLRQAGLVSTRRQGNTVRHVLSPLGAELLNSPRGPH
- a CDS encoding HEAT repeat domain-containing protein — encoded protein: MAGRCRGLRGGRVGVVRGGGADGAAHQIAHFLRELTATEPGRRAAAVKGLGRVGRWAAAYEDVVAGVAEAVVRAAQDPAAVVRAGAADALGLLGHVGGDGAGAVIVGLMGDPDGGVRRRASLAAERLALEGPDVVGAFRRLMSDDSDWHLRLNGLLGLARREGNPETAVLIRLLGDNGTMVWGHARIALYASLRDRRVREQVLHTARYGRGMSRARALDMLPSKDLARLRGSLLDGLRDECPGVRGMSASKLPDDRRSRTAVLSALAAETDAEAARQMLHTLGWWGEERAEPLAVRWLDHPESGSTAVWALARIDTSAAWELIRTVVVSGPGPGPGPGPGPELWPGLGHHEVRTAAARALGERPDPRTTELLLPLLRDPDERIRAGAVRGLMQLGQHEPRGAEQQAERRAVVEALLGLLTTDEAILHDTRNALSHYPETLPAVRRLIDHPSDEVRAVVVSLLDVDEDGDVRLLLGHLHDPSESVRYQALYGISRYVDAYGELPEAADRAGLLGELEALAHGPHSSVTSFNIRLTAGRILDKLEKEGKA